One bacterium genomic window, ATGCCGACCCTTCCGGGTCCGCGACCTTCCCGGTCACGACCACGCCCAATCCCAAGCAGGCACGGGCCCTGGCATTGTTGGACGCCATCCGGGTGTAGACAGAACGCTGCACGGCAATATCAAACCAACCTTCTGACATCACAGGAGATTTATGCTCGCAAGCCGGAGGAACTTCGGTCTAAACCTTGCATTAGCCTTATACTCATCATAGCAACCCCTGATTTAAACATGGCGCTATGTGTATGGCTTTTATTAAAATATTTTTCAAGTAACTTATTATATAATATTACACTTTTAAAGGATCGTACTAATTCAGCTATACTATTTTTGTGAGAATTTATACTTAAAGAATTATCGGTTAAATTATGCGCAAATTTATTCCGCAATTTACGGATGACATTAAGCATTTTTGCCATTTCGGCATCAATTAACCCTAACCTATAACATGCCATTATACGCGCCCCAAAATCAGATAAAGGTTTGTAGTCATCTAATAAATCATCTTTGTCATTATTTATTGGCAACATGAATTTCTTTAATAATTGACATAGCAAATTATCTAATTTTATTGTACCGAGAATCACTGCCGACCTGTCTGTTTCATCTCTAAATTCTTCCGCAAATTGTTTAAAATCCTCTATTCTTAAACCTATATTATCCGGAACAAATTTTGACTTTATGCTTTTTTTTGTCATTCTTCTCCCCCAATTTGCCTACCTAACTCCTGTTGGTATCACTTGGTCTAATTATCTCTATGGTTTTCCCTGGAATTATCCTCCAGATCCAAACTTATTTTGGTGGGCCGTATTTTATCCAATTAGTTCCGTCAATTCTGGATCCGCCAGCTAATCCCCGGTTGCTATCGTTAACATCCCAGTTACATTCCTTGCATTTATAGTAGTCTAAAATATGATCTGCACCACATCGGGGGCATCTCCCCTGTTTCAAACAATCACATCCCAAAAAAATACGTCAGGACTAGCTAGCCTTTATGAATATTCCCCATCCTTTACACGATTTACAATATTTTGGGTAAGCATTCTCATATTCCGAGCCCGTCATACCGCCTCCTTAAATAATTATCAATCAATACAAGTAAATTCATCTTACTTTTTATGCCAATGTGTTTCCGGAAACCTAACTAAATCTACAGCTTCTAAATCATAACTGTTTGGAGGTAAAACAAAGGCCTTCGATCTGGATCTTGCAATTACACGTCTTAAAATAAGTTTTTCATAATTGGATGGGAATCTTGAACCTATTATAAGACCTTTGTAATATTCAAAAAACATTATAGCAGCGTTAAAGTCACGAAATAAGGTCTGGTTAAGTATCATCGTTCCGCCATTTTTATGCCGTAGAGTTGCACTAGCCCCTACTACACTTTCAATGGTCAGTTCGCAAGCGTCAAGATGTAATTTGTCAAAATGCTTATTGGGTATGGGTACTGTATCTGGACAAAGCACCTCATCATCGCAAGAACGACACTCTACAACGTACCACTCTTGCTTGGGTGGCCTTAACAATATCCAGAGCGAGGCCAATATAGCCAACAATAAAGCTATAATCATCTACTCTTCTCCATCCATATTCTTAATTATTTCTCCAATATGCTATTTAATACTTGTCAACCTAGCGCTCAGATTAATCTGAAGCGCGATTGATTGCCGCAAAAATTATTAACTGGCGACGAAAGCCGTCAGCTTCAACAAATAACTAGGTGGCATACTAGTCAAATTGCTTTATATACGAAATATAGCAACATAATAAATATTCCTAGAAGTATAAAAATTATAGTTTCCAGTTTTAAAATAATCCTTTGCTCGTCTGTAAGTAGATCGGTATAGGAAGCGATAAAATTAAATGTCGCAATAATAATGGATATTATAGCCAACCCTATTGCTACATAGCCCATAGTCATTTCTCTGTTATTATTATTTTCATATGCATTATCACCCCCCGTTTCAGTAACACGGGGGGCGCAAAATACAAGGGAGAGTAATTCCTGAGATGTGACCAAGGGTTATTTCCCCCTGATGATGCTCGTATCATATTCGGCAAATCGCAAAGAATCAATCTCCGCACAAACCCCGTTTGATCGGAATGGTCGCCCGGCCCGGAGGGGCGGGCGACCCTGCGCATCAACGGGAAACGAATTCCCTTGACACATATTACTGGCGTATTAACATTGTGGCAGGTCAATTAATACGGGGGTCATAACATGGCCGAGATGAAAGGCGTGATCCTCACCTTCAAGGTATCGGAGGAAGAGGCGGAGATGATCCGGAAGGCGGCAAAGGAAGAGGGACTGTCCGTATCCCGCTACATCCGGGCTTGCACCCTCCGCGACCGTGCACTGTCCGGGGATCCCGTGGCGTTGCGGATCATCTTCGACAATTTCAAGGAGATGATGCGGGATATTTTCGGGGGGAACGTGGACAAGGAATCGCTTCTTGCAGGAAAAGCGATGCGACCGATACGCCCGAGGAAAGCGTAATCGATGGAGGATCTGCCTCACAGACTGCTGCTCCACGGCATCGATACGCTCCAGTGCGCTTATTACCTGTATCCGGCGGAATCCGAGACACTGGATTTTGAATACCTGCGCCTCCTGAAGGAAGAGATGCGGGAAGCGAAGGGGAAGGAGCCGACGAAGGTTCTCCTGGGTGACAGAACATTCCTGCTGCATCCTTTCGGCACATCGTCCGGGTATCCGTTCTTCATGACTGACGAAGATTTCAAGGTGGAGTTCGGGGAGTCCAATTCCCCGTCGTTCTTCGTTACTTTCAAGAGTCAGGCGCTGTGGCGGGACTCCGCACATCAGCTGCACCAGAAATTCCTCGATTGGGCGAATACCATGGGGTTTGCCACGCTGCAACCCGAGCGGCTTTCCCGGATCGACTGCTGCTTCGACTACTTCCTTCCAAAGATCGATTTCGAGACGGATCACTTCGTCACGAGGTTTTCCAAGGATGCTGTGTACCGGGAGGATGGCAAGGTCCAGACGTTCTCATTCGGTCGTGGTGATGTGGCCTTGCGCGTCTATGACAAGGTGGCCGAGATTCGGCAGCAAAGCAACAAGGTCTGGTTCTACGCCTTGTGGGAGATGGAACAGGACGTCTGGCGGATCGAGTGGCAGGTACGCAAACCCGTTCTGCGGCAGTTCGGTATCGCAACCTTCGAGGACCTGAAGAACTTCCAGCCGGACCTGCTGCGATATCTGGTCGAGGATCACACCTCCTTGCGGGTACCGGACGGTGATATGAACCGGTCCCGCTGGCCCCTTCATCCCCTTTGGGCCGATCTCCGGGAATCGGTCGAGCAGATGAACCTCCTTGGGGTGTGCCGGATCAACGGCAAGGAAGCGGCGTTGGAAGAGCGGCTGATGCGGATGGCGATCAGTGTATACGGGTACGCCAAGGCTGCGGGCGCTATCCAATGCGTGAAGAAGAACAAGGAGATTATCCCTCTCGATGAGGCCTTCGATAGTTTGCGAAACCGCATCGCCACGTTCCATCATCCCTTCAATTGGAGCATTGACGTAAAGAAGCGGATCGAGGCCATCGAGGGCGGGGAATGGTGAAGTCGTTCGTGCAAGGCGCGTTTGCTCGCGGTCAAATACTCGTGGACGCGATATTGAGATGAGCCCTTTTGAGAATGGAAGCCGGACGAGGGAGATAGAAATCTGGAATGTTCCGGCAAAACTTTATGCGGGCAGGGAAAATTTATGTCATGGAGATCTGGCAGACCAAACTGAGCAAGACAGGCGGTGCCTTATGAGTGCCTGAAGGAGACAAAGGACCCGGCGTTGACGTCTCGATCCGATATCGAGATGGAATCGACGACGTGCTGCCGGAAGAGCTTCGGCTGATTGAGGCGCATCTCCCGGATCTGATTCGATCCATGCTTCAAGATTTGGGACTCGAAGAGGAGAGAAGAAAATGATCGTCGCCCTGTATGCGCGGGTATCCACGGCAAAACAGGTGGAGATGGATCTATCCATTCCGGATCAGGTCCGCCAGGTCAAGGAGTGGTGCGTCCGAGAGGGGCACTCCGTCGCTGTGGAATATATCGAGCCGGGGGCATCGGCAACCGATGATCGGCGGCCGGTATTCCAGCAGATGATCGCGGAGGCCTGCGGGGATCCGCCTCCCTTCGATGCCGTGGTGGTGCATTCCCTCTCCCGGTTCTTCCGGGATTCCTACGAGTTCGCTTTCTACGAGCGTCAGTTGCACAAGGCGGGGGTAAAGCTCATCTCCACCACGCAGCAGACCGGGGAAGACCTCTCCGGCATGATCGCCCGGAAATTCTTCAACATCATGGATGAGTACAGCAGTCTGGAAAATGCCAAGCATACCCTTCGCGCCATGAACGAAAACGCAAGGCAGGGGTTCTACAACGGGTCAAGAGCACCCTTCGGGTTCAATGCTATTGATACGGAGGTGGTGGCCAACCGAGGGGGGAAAAGGAAAAAGCTGGTTGTCGATCCTGCGGAGGCCGAAATCGTCCGCAAGATTCATGACCTTTACCTGAACGGCTACCTTGGGAAACCGCTGGGGTACAAGGGGATCATGGAGCTGCTCAACCGGCAGGGGGTCTCATCGCGCGGGAGCCGGTGGAGCTGCTCCAAAGTCGAAGGAATCCTCGGAAATGAGCTTTACGTCGGGCGGTACTACTTCAACAGGAAATCGGCCAAGGGCGGCAAGTGGAAACCCCGGAGCGAATGGGTATTAACGCCTGTGGAGCCGATCCTTAATGAAGAAACCTTCGATCGTGTTGTGGAGCGGAGGCAGTCGCGGAATCCGGATCGGATACCGCCGCGTGTGGTGTCCTCCCCCACCTTATTGGCGGGGCTGGTCCGCTGCGGAGTGTGCGGAGCAACCATGACCATCGCCACGGGGAAGGGGGGACACTACCGGTACTATAAATGCTCTGCTCGCCTTCGGCGGGGTACCGCATGCCCCAACGGCAACGCGCCAATGCCGACCATCGACCGCATGGTACTGTCCACCCTTACCGACAAGGTGTTCACCGATGACCGCGTGCGGAAAATGCTTCTCCTGCTGCAAGAGGAACGCTGGCAAACGGGGCAGGAACAGCAGGTGTTCCTGAAACAATTGCGCGGGGAACTGGAAAAGAACCGGCAGGCTACCGGGAAACTGTATGAAGCCGTCGAAAAAGGTCTGCTCCCGCTGAACGAAATGCTGTCGGAGCGGGCGCACAAACTCGAAGCCAGGCGTAAGGAGATTCTTACCGAGATGGCGGGAATCCGGCGGGAGTCCGAGATGCCGAAAGGTCTGCTGTCGGAGAAGAACGTGCGCGTCTTCTGCAACGCGCTAAAGAAACGGCTGCACGACCCGGAATCGGGCTTCGGGAAGCAGTATCTGCGGCTGCTGGTCAAGGATGTGCGGATCACGGGGAAGAAGGTCCATCTGCGCGGAAGCTACGAGGCGCTTGCTCATACGATGGCTTCAGGAAATGTGGACACCCCTTCCGGGGTGCCCACATTAGGGCAGACATGGCGCGCCCTAGAGGATTCGAACCTCTGGCCACTTGATTCGTAGTCAAGTGCTCTATCCAGCTGAGCTAAGGGCGCGTCCGTGAGGAAAGTCACTATACTGTAAAGGAAATCCCGCGTCAACCACCCCCGCTAAAAACCCCTTCCAGGCCCCGAAAATGGTGGTTGTTTGCACGGGGTTTGCGGTCCATCCTGTTTCCCCATCCAAAATCCGTCGAGACGTCTGGAAGATTTTTACATTATGATATGGTTGGATCTATCATGGAGGTGGGCAACCCCTTCAACACAATTCCGGAGGTGACACCGATGAAAGGGAATGAAAAACTCATGGGAACATTGAACTCTCTGCTGTCGGATGAGCTGACCGCCATCAACCAGTACATGGTCCATGCGGAAATGAGCGCCAACTGGGGGTACGAGAAGCTGCACAAGCATTTTGAGAAACAGGCTATCGATGAAATGAAACACGCAGAGAAGCTGATCGGCCGGATCCTCTTCCTGGAGGGTACACCGATCGTCAACAAACTCGGGCGGATATCCATCGGCGCGGATGCCTCCAAACAACTCGCCAGCGATCACGCACTCGAGTTGGGTGCCATCAAATCCTACAATCAAGCCATCAAGCTCGCCGGAGAAGTTGATGACTTTGCCACGCGGGAGATACTGGAAGACATTCTCCAGAATGAGGATGCACATGTCGACCGGATCGAGGAGTTGCAGGACCAGATTGGCCACATGACGCTTCCCCTGTTTCTCACCACGCAAGTCGGATAGGTTCTCGGAGCGGAAGGGCAAGGAAAACGTTCCTCCGGGCCGTAGCGTCCTAACCTCGAGACGAGAACAAGGCCGAAAGGAGGAAGGTGCCATGTGCTACAACTGCGGATGCGGGAAGCCCGGAGATGATTACCGCCTTGCTCACGCCCTTCGATCCATATTTTCCAAAATAACGCGCCACTTCACCGTCACCCATCGAGAAACCGTGACCTGCAAGGAAAAGAACCGCCGCGTACCGCCGTATCACGGATAGCCCCCCTTCGCAAAGGCACGAAAAGGATGTCTCCTGTTGGAGTTCCGACGATGCATCGGAGTCAACGCAAGACATGCCCCCGGCGGGAGGTCTCTTCCCCGTGTCGGAAAAGGGCGGGTTGCCCCGCCCTTACCGCACCTTCTTCGGCTTCCACTCCCGCGCTACTTCACCGCAATCCCGATGCTGTATCGGGACGGGGGTGTCCCGTGGGACCTGGTCCTCACGTATAGATCTTTTCCCGCGGACATCATTCCGTGATATGTCGGGGACACCGAGTTCGTAATGATTCCGTTCGGATCAAGGGTCAGCGTCTCTGGCGTAGCGGGCGGAACGGTAAAACCGGATTCGGTCAGGAAAGTCGCGTTGTCATAAGTCGCATTGCCTGCCGCGTCGATTGTCCATGCTCCCTTCACCCATCCCGGCGAACTCCATCCGAACAGGACATGGAATCTCCACGTCGCCGCCAGGTCCGCCGGGACATACGTCTGTCCGATAAATTGGATAACGATGAGCCTGTCCTCGGGATTCGGGTTGAGCGGTTCGGTAATCAGACCAAACACCATCCTCTTGTCGGTGGTCAACATGCCAAAAACCTATTTTCCGCGTTCGCTTCGAGGCGGCGGGCTTGCCGAAGGGTCCCTCCATGGTGGCCACGATCCTCTCCGCCGCGTTCGGCACCGTCGTCATGGGTCTGTACGCACGGCGTCCCTTCGCCATCGCCCCGTACATGGGGGAGAACGCTTTCATCGCCTTCACCGTGGTCAAGGTCATGGGGTATTCCTGGCGTTCATCGGATTGAACGAGACCGGCATCGTCCGGCTGGGCGTTCCCGGAGCGCCGGTGTCCCTGGGGAACCTGGCGGAGACCCGGACGCTGCTGGCGCTGTTCTGCCTCTTCACGATCGTCCTGATGACGATCAGGCGCATCCCGGGTGCGATCGTCACCGGCGTGTTGGGCACCACTTTTCTGTCGTTCCTTCTCAACGTCACTCCCGCTCCGGTGCGTTG contains:
- a CDS encoding zinc ribbon domain-containing protein, giving the protein MTIATGKGGHYRYYKCSARLRRGTACPNGNAPMPTIDRMVLSTLTDKVFTDDRVRKMLLLLQEERWQTGQEQQVFLKQLRGELEKNRQATGKLYEAVEKGLLPLNEMLSERAHKLEARRKEILTEMAGIRRESEMPKGLLSEKNVRVFCNALKKRLHDPESGFGKQYLRLLVKDVRITGKKVHLRGSYEALAHTMASGNVDTPSGVPTLGQTWRALEDSNLWPLDS
- the bfr gene encoding bacterioferritin; protein product: MKGNEKLMGTLNSLLSDELTAINQYMVHAEMSANWGYEKLHKHFEKQAIDEMKHAEKLIGRILFLEGTPIVNKLGRISIGADASKQLASDHALELGAIKSYNQAIKLAGEVDDFATREILEDILQNEDAHVDRIEELQDQIGHMTLPLFLTTQVG